From the genome of Gracilibacillus salitolerans, one region includes:
- a CDS encoding NAD(P)H-dependent oxidoreductase — protein MRTLLITSHPDMIESGSQQYFLSSIKNQEDITIHHLENLYSKREIDVVKEQELLKKHDRIIFQFPFYWYSGTPLLKKWQDEVLGEGFGYGTRRKPLAGKEFGLVMMIGVAEREYQAGGEELFTISELTKPFQAMANKLGMIYLRPLSVFQFFYMEEEQKMNILIRYWQLLTMEKDISLATREEWLIEQLQKVAEHTTETGTLTFAMEQIQENRVKIDELKMVLDDMFLE, from the coding sequence GTGAGAACATTACTAATCACATCCCATCCAGACATGATCGAATCAGGTAGTCAACAATACTTCTTAAGCTCCATAAAAAATCAAGAAGACATAACCATTCACCATTTAGAGAATCTATACTCAAAAAGGGAAATAGATGTAGTGAAAGAACAGGAATTATTAAAAAAACACGACCGGATTATTTTTCAGTTTCCTTTTTATTGGTATAGTGGAACACCCCTTTTAAAGAAATGGCAAGATGAAGTTTTGGGAGAAGGTTTTGGATATGGTACTAGAAGAAAGCCACTTGCTGGAAAGGAATTTGGTTTAGTTATGATGATTGGTGTAGCTGAGAGAGAATATCAGGCAGGCGGCGAGGAACTATTTACGATAAGTGAACTTACTAAACCATTTCAAGCAATGGCAAATAAATTAGGAATGATTTATCTGAGACCACTATCCGTTTTTCAATTTTTTTATATGGAAGAAGAACAGAAAATGAACATCTTAATTAGGTATTGGCAGTTGCTTACAATGGAAAAGGATATTAGTCTAGCTACCAGAGAGGAATGGCTAATCGAACAATTGCAGAAAGTTGCCGAACATACTACTGAAACAGGTACCTTAACATTTGCTATGGAGCAGATTCAAGAAAATCGAGTTAAAATAGACGAACTAAAAATGGTGTTAGACGATATGTTTCTTGAATAG